The Amycolatopsis solani genome has a window encoding:
- the leuC gene encoding 3-isopropylmalate dehydratase large subunit, whose amino-acid sequence MATLLDKIWDAHTVHRGAGGTDLLYVDFHLLHEGSSPQAFEGLRLAGRTVRRPELTLATEDHVVPTRGLLGSSGVAATMVAALRRNCAEFGVPLHRSGTAGQGIVHVIGPELGITQPGRIILCGDSHTSTHGAFGALAFGIGTSQVEHVLATQTAAFAKPRAMAVTLHGDLPDGVSAKDVALAMIGRIGTGGAQGHVIEYRGAAVGAMSMESRLTLCNMSIEAGAKAGMIAPDAVTADYLRGRPYAPVGDAWDEAVASWESLRSDDEAEFDRRVDIDVSSLSPFVSWGTNPSQVVELGGVVPEPADPAAERALSYMDLAPGTPMREVPIDVVFLGSCTNGRIEDLRAAAGLLEGHRLAPGVRMLVVPGSAAVKQAAEAEGLDEVFTSAGAEWRTAGCSLCVAMNDDALADGERCASTSNRNFENRQGRGGRTHLVSPTTAAATALTGRLTAPSQLGARR is encoded by the coding sequence ATGGCGACCTTGCTGGACAAGATCTGGGACGCCCACACCGTGCACCGCGGCGCGGGCGGCACCGACCTGCTCTACGTCGACTTCCACCTGCTGCACGAAGGATCGAGCCCGCAGGCGTTCGAGGGCCTGCGCCTGGCGGGCCGCACGGTCCGCCGGCCCGAGCTGACCCTCGCGACCGAAGACCACGTGGTGCCCACCCGCGGTCTGCTGGGCAGTTCCGGGGTGGCGGCGACGATGGTGGCGGCGCTGCGGCGCAACTGCGCGGAGTTCGGGGTCCCGCTGCACCGGTCGGGCACCGCCGGGCAGGGCATCGTCCACGTGATCGGGCCCGAGCTCGGGATCACCCAGCCCGGCCGGATCATCCTCTGCGGCGACAGCCACACGAGCACCCACGGCGCTTTCGGCGCCCTCGCGTTCGGCATCGGGACGAGCCAGGTCGAGCACGTGCTGGCGACCCAGACCGCCGCGTTCGCCAAGCCGCGGGCGATGGCCGTCACCTTGCACGGCGACCTGCCGGACGGGGTGTCGGCCAAGGACGTCGCGCTGGCCATGATCGGCCGGATCGGCACCGGGGGAGCGCAGGGGCACGTGATCGAGTACCGCGGCGCCGCGGTCGGGGCGATGTCGATGGAGTCGCGGCTGACCTTGTGCAACATGTCCATCGAGGCGGGCGCGAAGGCCGGGATGATCGCGCCCGACGCCGTGACCGCCGACTACCTCCGCGGCCGGCCGTACGCGCCGGTGGGGGACGCCTGGGACGAGGCCGTCGCGTCGTGGGAGTCGCTGCGCAGCGACGACGAAGCCGAGTTCGACCGCCGCGTCGACATCGACGTGTCGAGCCTGTCGCCGTTCGTCAGCTGGGGGACGAACCCGAGCCAGGTCGTCGAGCTGGGCGGGGTGGTCCCGGAGCCGGCCGACCCGGCCGCCGAGCGCGCACTGTCCTATATGGACCTGGCACCGGGGACGCCGATGCGGGAAGTCCCGATCGACGTGGTGTTCCTGGGGTCCTGCACGAACGGGCGCATCGAGGACCTCCGCGCGGCCGCCGGCCTCCTCGAGGGCCACCGCCTCGCGCCCGGCGTGCGGATGCTCGTCGTCCCCGGGTCGGCCGCGGTCAAGCAGGCCGCCGAGGCCGAAGGTCTCGACGAGGTGTTCACCTCGGCCGGGGCCGAATGGCGCACCGCGGGCTGCTCGCTGTGCGTGGCGATGAACGACGACGCGTTGGCGGACGGCGAGCGCTGCGCGTCGACGTCCAACCGCAACTTCGAGAACCGCCAAGGTCGCGGCGGCCGCACGCACCTGGTGTCGCCGACCACGGCCGCGGCGACCGCGCTGACCGGCCGCCTCACCGCGCCTTCGCAGCTGGGAGCCCGCCGATGA
- a CDS encoding IclR family transcriptional regulator has protein sequence MPDGQPSILVMEKAVRVLDCFSPEHTRLSLSDIRRLTGMPNSTVARLVRTLVESELLQRTGDDYCVGLRVLSWSSAAAAGSDLLVAADPVAAHLRDVTGETAGVYIRRGTTRVAVIVKLSPRSIIFRCDVGQLAPVSQGAGGKVFMAHDERVLNAVLVETAEQATGEPRAALEGQLEFVRANGWLLTEEEREAGLSSMAAPVFDASGAVVAALAVGGPSFRLDRAMAEEFGPMVAESAKALSRRLGYPGQADRSAEETA, from the coding sequence ATGCCCGACGGCCAGCCCTCGATCCTCGTCATGGAGAAGGCGGTCCGCGTCCTGGACTGCTTCTCCCCGGAGCACACGCGGCTGTCGCTGAGCGACATCCGGCGCCTGACCGGCATGCCCAACTCGACGGTCGCCCGGCTGGTCCGCACGCTCGTCGAGAGCGAGCTGCTGCAGCGGACCGGCGACGACTACTGCGTCGGCCTGCGGGTGCTGAGCTGGTCGTCGGCCGCGGCGGCGGGCTCGGACCTGCTGGTCGCCGCCGACCCGGTGGCCGCGCACCTGCGGGACGTCACCGGCGAGACGGCCGGGGTCTACATCCGCCGCGGGACCACCCGCGTGGCGGTCATCGTCAAGCTCAGCCCGCGGTCGATCATCTTCCGCTGCGACGTCGGCCAGCTGGCGCCGGTCAGCCAGGGCGCGGGGGGCAAGGTGTTCATGGCCCACGACGAGCGGGTGCTCAACGCGGTCCTCGTCGAGACCGCCGAGCAGGCGACGGGCGAACCGCGGGCCGCGCTGGAGGGCCAGCTGGAGTTCGTGCGGGCGAACGGGTGGCTGTTGACCGAGGAGGAACGCGAGGCCGGGCTCAGTTCGATGGCCGCGCCGGTGTTCGACGCGAGCGGCGCCGTCGTGGCGGCCCTCGCGGTCGGCGGCCCGTCGTTCCGGCTCGACCGGGCGATGGCCGAGGAGTTCGGGCCGATGGTCGCGGAGTCCGCCAAGGCCCTTTCGCGCCGTCTCGGCTATCCGGGGCAGGCCGACCGCTCGGCCGAGGAGACGGCGTAG
- a CDS encoding Sua5/YciO/YrdC/YwlC family protein, with amino-acid sequence MSRRDIKGDAKRIFDTVSAGGAVIMPGDIGYAAGAMSGTRLQRLFEAKQRAPHKRNAMAGNYDLHREVHEIGGREREIIDAIALDAGLPLCVVAPFRADHPVIAAAGGETLTASTVGGTLAMLLNNGRLPEEVVRLTHAAGLPLFGSSANLTGTGTKFRVEDIQQPIIDAVDLVVDYGLCKYHHYRRSSTVIDFTTMEVVRIGSCYDLISDIVDTQFGIKLPADPGRDVLPSGHLREQAASA; translated from the coding sequence ATGAGCAGGCGCGACATCAAGGGCGACGCGAAGCGCATCTTCGACACGGTCAGCGCGGGCGGTGCGGTGATCATGCCCGGCGACATCGGCTACGCCGCCGGCGCGATGTCAGGGACGCGGCTGCAGCGGTTGTTCGAGGCGAAGCAGCGGGCGCCGCACAAGCGCAACGCGATGGCCGGGAACTACGACCTGCACCGCGAGGTCCACGAGATCGGCGGCCGCGAGCGGGAGATCATCGACGCGATCGCGCTCGACGCCGGGCTGCCGCTCTGCGTCGTGGCGCCGTTCCGGGCCGACCACCCGGTGATCGCCGCGGCCGGCGGCGAAACGCTGACCGCCAGCACGGTCGGGGGCACCCTCGCGATGCTGCTGAACAACGGCCGCCTCCCCGAAGAGGTCGTCCGCCTGACCCACGCCGCGGGCCTGCCGCTCTTCGGCTCGTCGGCCAACCTCACCGGCACCGGCACCAAGTTCCGCGTCGAGGACATCCAGCAGCCGATCATCGACGCCGTGGACCTGGTCGTCGACTACGGGCTCTGCAAGTACCACCACTACCGGCGGTCCTCGACCGTCATCGACTTCACCACCATGGAAGTCGTCCGCATCGGGTCCTGCTACGACCTCATCAGCGACATCGTCGACACCCAGTTCGGCATCAAGCTCCCGGCCGACCCGGGGCGCGACGTCCTGCCGTCGGGTCACCTCCGCGAGCAAGCCGCCTCGGCGTAA
- a CDS encoding MFS transporter, with amino-acid sequence MDDTLDNTVTGPRAADRVAAAGHLAARLERLPRTTRSHRGWMILLGVLFVCDLMDTNALAYAAPGIRAEWGLSVAQIGQLTSYSFLGMFAGGIVGGRLSDRLGRRRVLVWATVLYSVASLLSSFAPNVAALGVLRVVTGFGIQAVTGVLLVYVAEMFPGASRGRCQALMLGVGSLGVPLVASAARLIVPLAPDAWRWLFVLGAIGIVPAVLARFSLPESVRWAAVNGRLDEARATVERLEAQLPGPLPGVAAVNAIHQHKKASDLLAPGMRKRTIVATLCLVLGTLGVFGFNGWVPTLLVERGYTTAEALTITTIFSVGPPLGALFAMLLSDRFQRRTTSLVLTAIIAALMLVFAFTGSYAILVISGFAVTMLLQSNTAVVYAYLPEVFPTVLRGLGSGLANGFSRLAGFGNAFLIAAVAAAFGFGGVFTLTAAFILLCGLTVGLFGERTRGRRLEEIGEG; translated from the coding sequence ATGGACGACACCCTCGACAACACCGTCACCGGGCCCAGAGCCGCGGATCGCGTGGCCGCCGCGGGTCACCTGGCCGCCCGGCTCGAGCGGCTGCCCAGGACGACCCGGTCCCACCGCGGCTGGATGATCCTGCTCGGCGTCCTGTTCGTCTGCGACCTGATGGACACCAACGCCCTGGCCTACGCGGCCCCGGGCATCCGTGCGGAGTGGGGCTTGTCGGTCGCCCAGATCGGGCAGCTGACTTCCTACTCCTTCCTCGGCATGTTCGCCGGGGGGATCGTCGGTGGCCGGTTGTCCGACCGGCTCGGCCGCCGGCGCGTTCTCGTCTGGGCCACTGTGCTCTATTCGGTCGCCTCGCTGCTGTCCTCGTTCGCCCCGAACGTGGCGGCACTCGGCGTGTTGCGAGTCGTCACCGGTTTCGGCATCCAGGCGGTGACGGGGGTTCTGCTCGTCTACGTCGCCGAGATGTTCCCCGGGGCGAGCCGCGGCCGCTGCCAGGCCCTCATGCTGGGCGTCGGCTCGCTGGGCGTTCCGCTGGTCGCGAGCGCGGCCCGGCTGATCGTGCCGCTGGCACCGGACGCGTGGCGATGGCTCTTCGTCCTGGGCGCGATCGGCATCGTGCCGGCCGTGCTGGCCCGGTTCTCACTGCCGGAATCGGTGCGCTGGGCCGCGGTCAACGGCCGGCTCGACGAGGCGCGGGCGACGGTGGAGCGGCTGGAGGCCCAGCTTCCCGGCCCGCTGCCCGGAGTCGCTGCGGTCAATGCGATCCACCAGCACAAGAAGGCGTCGGACCTGCTCGCGCCGGGGATGCGCAAACGCACCATCGTCGCGACCCTGTGCCTCGTGCTCGGCACCCTGGGTGTGTTCGGGTTCAACGGCTGGGTGCCCACCCTGCTCGTCGAGCGCGGCTACACCACCGCGGAAGCGCTGACCATCACCACGATCTTTTCCGTCGGCCCACCGCTGGGCGCGCTGTTCGCGATGCTGCTGAGCGACCGCTTCCAGCGACGCACCACCTCACTCGTGCTCACCGCGATCATCGCCGCGCTGATGCTGGTCTTCGCGTTCACCGGCTCCTACGCCATCCTGGTGATCAGCGGGTTCGCCGTGACGATGTTGCTGCAGAGCAACACCGCCGTCGTCTACGCGTACCTGCCCGAGGTCTTCCCGACCGTCCTGCGCGGCCTCGGATCCGGGCTCGCCAACGGCTTCAGCCGCCTCGCCGGGTTCGGCAACGCGTTCCTCATCGCCGCGGTCGCCGCCGCCTTCGGCTTCGGCGGCGTGTTCACCCTCACCGCCGCGTTCATCCTGCTGTGCGGCCTGACCGTAGGGCTGTTCGGTGAGCGCACCCGCGGCCGCCGTCTCGAGGAGATCGGCGAGGGCTGA
- a CDS encoding SDR family NAD(P)-dependent oxidoreductase: MRDELFSVRDKVVVVTGGGRGLGEMIARGFAERQAKVHIVGRSAETLTATADRLGCIAVPADLSTAAGMDAVAEALSAEPAVHVLVNNAGANVRGEVDTYPESAFDELFAINVKPVFGLVQRLLPKLREAASPGDPARIVNIGSVVGLKPSGRGFAYSTTKAAVHTLTRHLALALGPESITVNAIAPGPFETEMTSGRMAEMLGRLSLKRPGVDLDLIGAAVFLASRAGAFVHGSVLPVDGGLAIT, translated from the coding sequence ATGAGGGACGAACTGTTCTCCGTCCGGGACAAGGTCGTGGTGGTCACCGGCGGCGGCCGGGGGCTGGGCGAGATGATCGCCCGCGGTTTCGCCGAGCGGCAGGCGAAGGTCCACATCGTCGGCCGCTCGGCGGAAACCCTGACGGCCACCGCCGACCGCCTGGGCTGCATCGCCGTGCCTGCCGATTTGTCGACCGCGGCCGGCATGGACGCGGTGGCCGAAGCGCTGTCCGCCGAACCGGCGGTGCACGTCCTGGTGAACAACGCGGGCGCCAACGTCCGCGGCGAAGTGGACACCTACCCCGAGTCCGCCTTCGACGAGCTGTTCGCGATCAACGTCAAGCCGGTGTTCGGCTTGGTGCAGCGGCTGCTCCCGAAGCTGCGCGAGGCGGCGTCCCCGGGCGACCCGGCGCGCATCGTCAACATCGGCTCGGTGGTCGGGCTGAAGCCGTCGGGGCGCGGGTTCGCGTATTCGACGACCAAGGCCGCGGTGCACACGCTCACCCGCCACCTCGCGCTGGCGCTGGGCCCGGAGTCGATCACCGTCAACGCGATCGCGCCGGGACCCTTCGAGACGGAGATGACGTCCGGGCGCATGGCGGAGATGCTCGGCAGGCTTTCGCTCAAGCGGCCCGGCGTGGATCTGGACCTGATCGGCGCCGCGGTTTTCCTGGCGTCCCGTGCCGGAGCATTCGTGCACGGCAGTGTGCTGCCGGTGGACGGAGGACTGGCGATCACGTGA
- a CDS encoding SDR family NAD(P)-dependent oxidoreductase, translating into MDLQLTGRRALVTGSSSGLGEAIALLLAQEGADVVVHGRDEARTRAVAEKVGAKAVAVGDLATDEGADAVAAAAGEVDILVNNAGAYDHLGWADSTPEVWLRTYDVNVVSGVRMIHRFVPGMRARGWGRVIQIGGGLGGQPMAMQPHYNATLAARHNLAVSLARDLKGTGVTSNVVSPGAILVDSVQRLLTEIAPERGWGAEWAEIEHNAAEDFVPNDIGRFGRPEEIAGAVAYLAGPYADYISGATLRVDGGTIRSVQ; encoded by the coding sequence ATGGATCTGCAACTGACCGGCCGGCGCGCACTCGTCACGGGCTCGAGCTCGGGTCTCGGCGAAGCGATCGCCCTGCTGCTCGCGCAGGAAGGCGCGGACGTCGTCGTGCACGGGCGCGACGAAGCCCGGACGCGTGCGGTCGCGGAGAAGGTGGGGGCCAAGGCCGTCGCGGTGGGCGACCTCGCCACCGACGAGGGCGCCGACGCGGTGGCGGCCGCGGCCGGCGAGGTCGACATCCTGGTCAACAACGCCGGGGCGTACGACCACCTCGGCTGGGCGGACTCGACGCCCGAGGTCTGGCTGCGCACCTACGACGTCAACGTGGTGTCCGGCGTGCGGATGATCCACCGGTTCGTGCCGGGCATGCGGGCCCGCGGCTGGGGCCGCGTCATCCAGATCGGCGGTGGCCTGGGCGGCCAGCCGATGGCGATGCAGCCCCACTACAACGCGACGCTGGCCGCACGGCACAACCTCGCCGTGTCGCTGGCCCGCGACCTGAAGGGCACCGGGGTGACGTCGAACGTCGTTTCGCCGGGCGCGATCCTCGTTGATTCGGTCCAGCGCCTGCTGACCGAGATCGCGCCGGAGCGCGGCTGGGGCGCGGAGTGGGCCGAGATCGAGCACAACGCGGCCGAAGACTTCGTCCCCAACGACATCGGCCGGTTCGGCCGGCCCGAGGAGATCGCGGGCGCGGTCGCCTACCTGGCCGGCCCGTACGCCGACTACATCAGCGGCGCGACGCTGCGGGTGGACGGCGGGACGATCCGCTCGGTGCAGTGA
- a CDS encoding TetR/AcrR family transcriptional regulator, which yields MTEPRRRDAAATREAILRAGIEAFTRAGYDGVGVREIAQAAGVTAMLVNRYFGSKEGLFTEVVEVSLTERTVLSADPATLARDAAATLVRRTAPEAGDLDPFLLVLRSAPNPRAAEILRAGIEKHVERHLYDVVPGTRGTERAAMALALINGFWLMRKVIGSTALNEADEETLRDTLEKLFRVLLD from the coding sequence ATGACTGAGCCACGTCGCCGCGACGCTGCCGCCACCCGAGAGGCCATCCTGCGCGCGGGCATCGAAGCCTTCACCCGCGCGGGGTACGACGGCGTCGGCGTCCGGGAGATCGCCCAGGCGGCCGGGGTCACCGCGATGCTCGTGAACCGCTACTTCGGCTCCAAGGAAGGCCTGTTCACGGAGGTGGTCGAGGTGTCGCTGACCGAGCGGACCGTGCTGAGCGCGGACCCGGCGACGCTGGCCCGCGACGCCGCGGCGACGCTCGTGCGCCGCACTGCGCCCGAGGCCGGCGACCTCGACCCGTTCCTGCTCGTCCTGCGGTCCGCCCCCAACCCCCGCGCCGCGGAGATCCTGCGCGCCGGCATCGAAAAGCACGTCGAGCGGCACCTGTACGACGTCGTCCCCGGCACCCGCGGCACCGAGCGGGCGGCGATGGCACTGGCGCTGATCAACGGGTTCTGGCTGATGCGCAAGGTGATCGGCAGCACCGCGCTCAACGAAGCGGACGAAGAGACGCTGCGGGACACCCTCGAGAAGCTGTTCCGCGTGCTGCTCGACTGA
- a CDS encoding isocitrate lyase/PEP mutase family protein, with protein sequence MLGLDRAAFRARVSSGEPLMVQWCPDALTARLCERLGYDGGYLGGGGLGYSMAVSEALLSVSDLAAASWQIRRRARLPLIVDGGVGFGDAVHVARTVWELEAAGVHAIELEDQVAPKRASHHRHVEHLVPLEEMVAKIRFAAEARRDPDLLLIARTGAVQNEDFERAVERLTAYHEAGADVLMLLPANDEQLAEAPARLSAPVATLTSFDLHTAEEWRSLGYAILIDAVTGQTAAFAALREAYERQRAGKPSGRPAAESFAIYESFQELAGFEELYDIERATTEPGT encoded by the coding sequence ATGCTGGGTCTCGATCGCGCGGCGTTCCGCGCGCGGGTGTCGAGCGGCGAGCCGCTCATGGTGCAGTGGTGCCCCGACGCGCTCACCGCCCGGCTTTGCGAACGGCTGGGGTACGACGGCGGCTACCTCGGCGGTGGCGGCCTCGGCTACTCGATGGCCGTCTCCGAGGCGCTGCTGAGCGTGTCGGACCTCGCGGCGGCGAGCTGGCAGATCCGGCGGCGCGCCCGGCTGCCGCTGATCGTGGACGGCGGGGTCGGCTTCGGCGACGCGGTCCACGTGGCGCGCACGGTGTGGGAGCTCGAAGCGGCCGGCGTGCACGCGATCGAGCTCGAGGACCAGGTCGCGCCGAAGCGCGCCAGCCACCACCGGCACGTCGAGCACCTGGTCCCGCTCGAGGAGATGGTGGCCAAGATCCGGTTCGCGGCCGAGGCGCGGCGCGACCCCGACCTGCTGCTGATCGCCCGCACCGGCGCGGTGCAGAACGAGGACTTCGAGCGCGCCGTCGAACGGCTCACCGCCTACCACGAAGCCGGTGCCGACGTCCTCATGCTGCTGCCCGCGAACGACGAGCAGCTCGCCGAGGCACCGGCCCGCCTTTCCGCGCCGGTCGCCACGCTGACGTCGTTTGATCTCCACACCGCCGAGGAGTGGCGAAGCCTGGGGTACGCGATCCTGATCGACGCGGTGACCGGCCAGACGGCGGCGTTCGCCGCGCTGCGCGAGGCGTACGAGCGGCAGCGCGCGGGAAAACCCAGCGGCCGTCCCGCCGCGGAGTCGTTCGCGATCTACGAAAGCTTCCAGGAGCTCGCCGGCTTCGAAGAGCTGTACGACATCGAGCGCGCCACGACCGAACCGGGCACGTGA
- a CDS encoding PDR/VanB family oxidoreductase, which produces MSAGQELEVRVLAARWEADGVISLQLARTDGGQLPPWEPGAHVEVVLPSGRIRHYSLCGDRGDPYTYTVAVLREPAGRGGSAEVHDTALVGGELVIRGPRNHFPLRPAGAYVLVAGGIGVTPILSMARELTARGADWRLQYGGRSLESMAFLPELDKLACAADAPVDVRPQDRAGLLPLEEIVRAAPAGAAIYGCGPAAMLDALRAAASRVRPELEVHFELFTAGTAEPGEGGAPDRHARPFTVVLAQTGETVEVADGTTILEAVRDVVPDVPYSCEEGFCGTCCTKVLGGTPVHRDTVLDDGERAAGDTMMICVGSCSAAELVLDL; this is translated from the coding sequence ATGAGCGCAGGTCAGGAGCTCGAGGTCCGGGTGCTCGCGGCCCGCTGGGAGGCCGACGGGGTGATCTCCCTGCAGCTCGCCAGAACCGATGGCGGGCAGCTGCCGCCGTGGGAACCCGGCGCGCACGTCGAGGTCGTCCTCCCGTCCGGCCGGATCCGCCACTACTCGCTCTGCGGGGATCGCGGGGACCCGTACACCTACACCGTCGCCGTGCTGCGCGAACCCGCCGGCCGCGGCGGTTCCGCGGAGGTCCACGACACCGCGCTCGTCGGTGGGGAGCTGGTGATCCGAGGCCCGCGCAACCACTTCCCCCTGCGGCCGGCCGGGGCGTACGTGCTCGTCGCCGGCGGCATCGGCGTCACGCCGATCCTGAGCATGGCGCGCGAGCTCACCGCCCGCGGCGCCGACTGGCGGCTGCAATACGGCGGGCGCTCGCTGGAATCGATGGCGTTCCTGCCCGAGCTCGACAAGCTGGCCTGCGCCGCGGACGCGCCCGTCGACGTCCGGCCGCAGGACCGGGCCGGTTTGCTGCCGCTGGAGGAGATCGTCCGGGCGGCCCCGGCCGGTGCCGCGATCTACGGCTGCGGACCCGCGGCGATGCTCGACGCGCTGCGGGCGGCGGCGAGCCGGGTCCGGCCCGAGCTCGAAGTCCACTTCGAACTCTTCACCGCCGGGACCGCCGAGCCGGGGGAGGGGGGCGCGCCGGACCGCCACGCCCGCCCGTTCACCGTGGTGCTGGCCCAGACGGGGGAAACCGTCGAGGTGGCCGATGGCACGACGATCCTCGAAGCGGTGCGCGACGTCGTGCCCGACGTCCCGTACTCGTGCGAGGAGGGTTTCTGCGGCACGTGCTGCACGAAGGTGCTCGGCGGCACGCCGGTGCACCGGGACACCGTGCTCGACGACGGCGAGCGCGCGGCCGGGGACACGATGATGATCTGCGTCGGGAGCTGCTCCGCCGCGGAGCTGGTCCTCGACCTGTGA